A window of Tatumella citrea genomic DNA:
TGTGAAGAAAATGGTGCCGGTAAAGCCAGCCATTACGATAGCCAGTCGCTGATCACCAAACCCACCAGCTTTACCTGTCAGTCAGCCTACGGAACGTATCCTGATGAAGTTAAAAGCGCGGTTATTGCGCCAGATCATCAGGTTTATCTGACTGATGGCCATCATACTGTCAGTGTTTACCGCGATATCGCCGGCAGCCAGGACTTTACTTACAGTGTACGGATAACTAATGACCTGAGTTCACTGCCAAACATGGCGGCATTCTGGACATGGATGCAACAGCATAATCTGACCTGGCTGAAAGACCCTGCAGGTAACGCAGTAACTCCGGCGGATTTACCCGCACAGGTTGGTATGAAATTTATGGCTAACGATACCTATCGTTCAGTGCTCTATTTCCTGCGTTCGGTTTCTTACAAGAAACCAAAGAATGCACCGCCGTTTCTTGAGTTCTATTTAGGTGACTGGTTGCGTCATCATCAGCCAGCAACTCAGAGTGATTTAACCACCAAAGCAGGTTACGCGGCCTATCTGTCGAAGGCTGCGAGAGCGATGGTAAGTGCAGATGGCAGCCAGCATACCACCAGCGATGCATCATCCCCTACGTTGGATCAACTGGGTAAAATGGATTCTGTGAACCAGAAAAAACTGGATAAACTGAGTAAACCTGACGGGAAATTGTCGGTACTGTTTAGCGGTGCTACTGCCAAATCATAAACCGCATTCAGAATCAGATCTGAAGCGCCTGAGCAGGCAAAGGGAGCAAGGACGCTCCCTCTGCATTCACCCCCCTGAGACAGGCAGTGAATGCAGTACCACAGGCCAGTTCACTCCCCTTTCTGGTAGTTTCATCAGCCCTGCATCAGTTACAGGCTAATACGCATCACTTCATCCGGCGATGTCGCTGGTTTCTGGCGTGTTGCTGGTTGTTTCACTGTCACAAACAGCGTTTTACCATCCGCTGACAGCGCCAGGCTGTTTGGCAGACCCGGAGCTTTAATTGTTTGTTTCACCGAGTAATCTTTAGCATTTACGATACTGACTGTACCGGCTTTGCGGTGAGTGACATACAACTCATCACGGGAGGGGTTAAATAATACCGACAGCGATTCAGGAACTGCCACAGTATGAATCAGCTTGTCAGTACGGGTATCAACCACCAGCACTCCAGCCTGTTTAAAGTCAGAAATAAACAACCGGTGCCCTGCTTTATCCAGCGCGATATTCAGCAATGCACTGTCGCCGTTTTCAACCAGCTTAACGCGTTTTTCGATGGCATTGGTATTGGTGTTAATCACCAGTAATTCACCGTCACCATTAGAGATGTACAGAGTATGGTTATCGCTGTCGAGTGCAATACCTGTCGCAATTTTCCCGGTATGTTCAATGGTATTCAACAGAGTCAGATTTTTTGCGTCCACTACCCAGACCACACTGTCACCACCGACGCCGGGAATGTACAAACGCTGAGTCGTAGCATCAAAAACTATTTCACGTATCTGCAGCGGATGAACGGTTTCACTGCGCTGGCGGCTGTCCAGGACCAGGTGTTTAATTTCGGCACCGGTTTTGGCATTTACCGAAGTGATGGCATTGTCACGGCTGTTCCCCAGGAATAACAGGCTATCCTGCGCATCCAGGGCGATACCGAAAGGTTTGTACTGGTTTTTCAGGGCCTGCACGGTATGCAAATCTTTCGGGTCCAGTTGATACACCACTCCGCCTTTGTCATCACGACCCTGCGAGCTGGTAACAAATAAGGCATTATCCGGCTGGCTGTATGCCAGTTCATATAAACCACTGCCTACCGGCTGGTGAATAGCTGTGGCTTCAGCCGCAAAGGCATGGGCAGAAAACAGTGCGGTAACCAGTACCAGCGGACGTAAAAAAGCAGAATGAGAACTAAGCATTTCGGTGACTTCTCCAGAATAAGAAACTGCGCATAATCGTGAATATCGACGAATCAGTGATTCGCGATGCAATAGCCTGAGAGGAAAGTAAAATGAGTTTCCATATGATAAGGATAATCATTTACATATAAAATGAATAGTATTTTATCAGTACAGATTGCGATGGCGCGAAGTCAGTAAGCACTGACTTCGTAAAAAAAGGAAGTTCCGGGTGGAAGTTGCGGCTTAGTTCTGTAGTGATGCAGCAAGTGCCTGGCGAATAAATCCGCGATGCTGCTCTAACAGAGCCGTCGCCTGAGGAGCATCCAGACCTGCCAGCAACATCACGATGGCGGTCTTACAGTGGCCGTGGCAGGCACTCAGCGCCTGCTCTGCCGTAGCTGCATCACAATCAGTGGCCTGCATCACAATATTGATCTGCCGCTTCACCAGTTTATGATTCGTCGCTTCGACATCGACCATCAGATTGCCAAATACCTTGCCACTACGGATCATCGCTCCTGTGGTCAGCATATTCAGTACCATCTTTTGTGCTGTGCCCGCTTTCAGGCGTGAAGAGCCGGTGATAACTTCAGGCCCGACCACAGGGGTCAACGCGATTAACGCTTTGTCAGCCATTTCCCCTTGCGGGTTACAACTCAGGGCTATCACCACCGCCCCGCATTGTGCAGCATATTCCATCGCCCCGAGTACATAAGGAGTCCGGCCACTGGCCGCAATTCCGACCAGCACATCCCGGCCATCAAACTCAATCTCCTGTAAATCTGCCGCGCCCTGCTGACGATTATCTTCGGCATTCTCGACGGCCTGCAAAATCGCACGATGCCCACCGGCAATCAGCCCTCTCACCTGTTCCGGGGGAGAGCCAAAGGTTGGCGGGCACTCACTGGCATCCAGTATTCCCAGCCGCCCTGAGGTTCCGGCACCACAGTAAATCAGTCGTCCACCCGCAGCAAAGGCTGCGGTAATCGCATCCACCGCCCTGGCAATCTGCGGCAGAATCGCTTCCACAGCAAGGGCGACTTTTTGGTCTTCCTGATTGATAACCGTCAGCATCTGTTCTGTTGTCAGTTGATCGATCGTTTCACTGGCAGGATTACGGCCTTCCGTAATCATCTTATTCAGGTCAAGAGTCATATCCGTTACCTGTTCCGGGGAAAGTCAGGCTGCATCATAGAACATGGCGCGCAGAGGGGAAAGTGCAGGACGGGCAGGAGGAACATCACGGGGAGAAGCAGAGTGTAGCAGGAGGTGCGGGGTCAGTGATAACCCCGCACAATACAGATTAATCAGCCAGCAAATGCGCTTTCATTTTTTGTTCGTAATCGCGGGCTTTTTCGGTATCGAACTGTTTTTCCCAGCGAGCGACAACCAGCACGGCTAAGGCATTACCCACTACGTTAAGCGCGGTACGTGCCATATCCATGATACGGTCAACTCCGGCAATAAACGCCAGACCTTCCAGTGGAATACCAACACTGCCCAGTGTCGCCAGCAGTACCACAAACGAAACTCCCGGAACGCCTGCAATCCCTTTAGAGGTTACCATCAACGTCAGTACCAGCATAATCTCTGCACTGAGTGACAGATTAATGCCATACAGCTGAGCAATAAATATTGCCGCGATACTCTGATAAAGAGTAGAGCCGTCGAGGTTAAACGAGTAGCCTGTAGGCACAACGAAACTGGTGATAGATTTCGGAGCGCCATAAGCCTCCATCTTTTCCATGATTCGTGGCAGTACGGTTTCAGAACTGGCCGTTGAGTAGGCAAGGATCAACTCATCTTTCAGGATTCGGATAATAGTCATAATCCGTAACCCGCAGATTCTTGCCACTATCCCGAAAACCACCAGCCCAAACAGCAGAATTGCGGCATAAACCAGCCCGACCAGTTTAGCCAGCGGTAACAATGATGCAAAACCAAAGCTGGCGACTGTCACGGCAATCAGCGCAAATACCCCGACCGGAGCGTAGCGCATGATCATATGCGTAACTTTAAACATGGTTTCGGAGACTGAACGGAACAGCGTAATCAGCGGGTCACGGTGCTCAGCAGGCAGTGCTGACAGCCCCATTCCAAACATCACTGAAAAGAAAATAATCGCCAACATGTCACCATTGACCAGCGAGACAAAAATATTCTGCGGGATGACCGACAAAATAGTCGTCACCAGACTGTGCGGGCCATGCTGCACCTGCTGAGTCGTCGCTTCATATTTTGAAATATCGGTAGTGGCCAGGGTTGACATATCGATACCCGTTCCCGGATGGAACACATTAGCTAACGTGATCCCAAGAATGATGGCTATCGTGGTGATAATTTCAAAGTAAAGGATGGTTTTGACACCGATCCGCCCGAGTTTCTTAGCATCCCCGACCCCGGCAATGCCGACAATCAGTGAGGAGATAACAATAGGTACCACAATCATCTTAATCAGATGAATGAAGATATCTCCGGCGGGCTTCAGAATATTGATAATTAACCAGTCACGGTCACCGGGCTGGTTATGCAGGACAGCACCTACAATAATTCCCAAAATCAACGCAATCAGTATTTGCCAGGCAAGACTAATCTTTATGCCTTTCTTCATTTTTGTTTCCTTAGTCAGACTTCCCTTCCGCTTCTCATCAACAGAGAATTATTCGGTGAAGTGAACAAACACCGGGTAAAAACAGACCTCAAATCGACGAGAATTGCTGCCAAACCCTGCATAAGAGATAGATAAGTAACATTTTTGGACAGGTAATGGCAACCTTATTCCGTAACGAATAAAAACAACAATTAACCCCGAAAATCTTTACCCCGGGGTGATTTCTGTTATAACTAATTGTTATAGAAATAGATAATAAGATCAGAATATCCTGAATTTTGCGACCAACCACACACTGAGAATCATTAACCCGTTGGCAGAAGCGGATAACAATCCAGAGGAAATCGTTATAATTGCTGCTTTTGCCTGTGATTTACACTAAAGTGAAAAAACACCCCGATAATATGACTTTTCCCTGACGCGTGATCTGCAACGCAAAAGCAAAAAATTCCTTCCATCGCTCTTTAATTAACTATTTAGTCACATAATACTAACAATAGCAGAGGAGGCCTGACATGAGCCAGATTCACAAGCACCCAATTCCTGCAGGGATTGCTGAAAATGCCCTGATTAATCCGCAGCAATATACAGAAATGTACCGGAACTCGGTAGAAAACCCTGACGCATTTTGGGCTGAACAGGGCAAAATCCTCGACTGGATCACACCTTACCAGCAGGTAAAAAATACTTCATTTGCCCCGGGCAATATCAACATTCGCTGGTTTGAGGATGGCACTCTCAACCTGGCTGCCAATTGCATTGATCGTCACCTGGCAACTGATGCGGATAAAACCGCGATTATCTGGGAAGGTGATGATGCCAGCCAGAGTACCCGACTGAGCTACCGTGAATTACACCAACAGGTGTGCCGTGCAGCCAATATGCTGACGGATTTAGGTATCCGTAAAGGCGATGTCGTGGCCATCTATATGCCAATGGTTCCGGAAGCCGCAGTCGCCATGCTGGCCTGCGCCCGCATTGGCGCAGTGCATACTGTTATTTTTGGCGGTTTCTCACCGGAAGCAGTGGCAGGTCGAATTGTCGATTGTGGGGCGAAACTGGTGATCACTGCGGATGAAGGTATCCGGGCAGGACGCGCCATCCCTCTGAAAAAGAATGTCGATGACGCATTAAAAAACCCTGCTGTCACCAGCATTAAAAATGTTGTGGTATTCCGCAGAACGGGCGGATTCCCTGGCTGGCAGGAAGGCCGCGACCTGTGGTGGCATGACCTGATGGCTGAAGCCGGTACTGAACATACTCCGGTCGCGATGAATGCCGAAGATCCGTTATTTATCCTCTATACCTCAGGTTCTACCGGTAAACCTAAAGGTGTACTGCACACCACCGGCGGCTACCTGGTATATGCAGCCACCACTTTTAAATATGTGTTTGATTATCATCCGGAAGATATCTACTGGTGTACTGCCGATGTAGGCTGGATTACCGGTCATAGTTACCTGTTGTACGGACCACTGGCCTGTGGCGCAACAACCCTGATTTTCGAAGGCGTTCCAAACTGGCCAACGCCGGCAAGAATGTCTCAGGTGGTTGATAAACACCAGGTATCTATCCTTTACACCGCCCCAACCGCCATTCGTGCTCTGATGGCAGAAGGTGATAAGGCGATTGCCGGCACAGAGCGTACCAGCCTGAGAATCCTCGGTTCGGTGGGTGAGCCTATCAACCCTGAAGCCTGGGAATGGTATTACCAGAATATCGGCAACAGCCATTGCCCGATCGTCGATACCTGGTGGCAGACCGAAACGGGAGGTTTTATGATCACCCCGTTGCCGGGAGCAACCGAACTGAAAGCCGGTTCAGCCACCCGTCCGTTCTTTGGTGTTCAGCCTGCCCTGGTCGATAATGACGGCGTGGTTCAGGAGGGAGCCTGCGAAGGTAACCTGGTGATCACCGACTCCTGGCCTGGCCAGGCACGTACACTGTATGGCGATCATGCCCGTTTTGAGCAGACTTACTTTTCGACCTTTAAGAACTGCTATTTCAGTGGCGATGGCGCACGCCGTGATGAGGATGGTGATTACTGGATCACCGGTCGTGTCGATGACGTGTTGAATGTCTCCGGCCACCGTCTGGGTACTGCCGAAATCGAATCGGCACTGGTCTCACACCCGAAAATCGCCGAAGCCGCAGTAGTTGGTATTCCTCATGCCATCAAAGGGCAGGCTATTTATGCATATATCACGCTGAATGCCGGTGAGGAACCCACTCCGGAGCTGTATAACGAGGTGCGCCAGTGGGTGCGCAAAGAAATCGGTCCGATTGCTACCCCGGATGTACTGCACTGGGCGGATATGTTACCCAAAACCCGCTCAGGGAAAATCATGCGCCGTATCCTGAGAAAAATTGCCACCGGGGATACCTCCGGACTGGGCGACACCTCGACACTGGCCGACCCTGGTGTGGTAGAGAAATTGCTCGAAGAACAACAGTCGATAAAAATGCCTTAATCGCCTGAAAATATCAGGGGCGGGTTCTCTGCCCCTGTTTTCAGCCCACCCGCCCCGCTTTCCCCGTATTCCGTTCCAAAGATATGCCCGCTCTGAAAATGCAGTCCATCACCGGCTAACGGCCAGCCATGGCACGTAACACCGGATAATAAAACAGACAGACCTGCAAACTATTTTACCTCCGGAGACATAGCGATGAACGATATCTTGTGTCAGAAAATTGCAGATAACCCTACCTTTCGCGAGCTGGTAAAGAAGAGACAACATTTTGCCACTCTGCTCTCTCTAATCATGCTGGCGCTCTACATCGGTTTTATATTGCTGATTGCTTTCGCTCCTGGCTGGCTGGGAACCCCATTGTCAGCAACCAGTAGCGTGACCCGCGGCATCCCCATCGGCGTGGGGCTAATTGTGATCTCTTTCCTGCTGACCGGGCTGTATGTCTGGCGGGCAAACGGGGAATATGACCGGTTAACCCGCCAGGTGATCAGGGAGTGCGAATCATGAAAAAACTCAGCTTACTCGCGGTACTCTGTTATGCCCCGTCATTACTGGCCACCGACGCCCTGACCGGTGAGGTTCACCGCCAGCCAGTGAACTATCAGGCAATCGCCATGTTTGTTGTTTTTGTGGCTTTTACCCTGGGAATTACCTGGTGGGCATCACGCCGGACCCGTTCGCGCAGTGATTACTATACCGCCGGGGGGAATATCACCGGTTTTCAGAACGGCCTGGCCATGGCGGGTGATTTTATGTCTGCCGCCTCATTTCTCGGTATTTCGGCACTGGTTTACACCTCAGGATATGACGGTCTTATCTACTCGCTGGGTTTCCTGGTGGGCTGGCCGATGATTCTGTTTCTTATCGCCGAACGGCTGAGGAACCTTGGGCGTTATACGTTTGCTGATGTCGCCTCCTACCGTTTACAACAAAAACCTATCCGCATTCTGTCAGCCTGCGGTTCACTGGTGGTAGTCGCGCTGTACCTGATTGCCCAGATGGTCGGGGCCGGAAAACTCATTCAGTTGCTGTTCGGCCTGAACTACCCTGTAGCGGTAGTTATGGTCGGGATACTGATGGTGTTGTATGTACTGTTCGGCGGCATGCTGGCAACGACCTGGGTACAGATTATCAAAGCAGTGTTGTTGCTGTTTGGTGCCACTTTTATGGCTGTAATGGTGATGAAAGCTGCCGGATTCAGTTTCAGCAGCCTGTTTAGCCAGGCCATGGCGGTCCATCCTAAAGGCGCGGCAATCATGCGGCCTGGCGGTCTGGTCAGTGATCCGATATCGGCACTGTCTCTGGGGCTGGGATTAATGTTTGGTACAGCGGGCCTGCCACACATCCTGATGCGCTTTTTCACCGTGGCCGACGCGAAAGAAGCCCGTAAGAGCGTATTCTGGGCTACCGGGTTTATGGGTTACTTCTACTTTCTGACCTTTATTATTGGTTTTGGCGCCATTCTACTGGTCAGTGCCAACCCGGAATTCAGGGATGCGTCAGGCGCACTGGCTGGCGGAACTAACATGGCCGCGGTTCATCTGGCGAACGCAGTGGGTGGCAGTACCTTCCTCGGATTTATTTCTGCCGTTGCCTTCGCCACTATTCTGGCGGTTGTAGCCGGACTGACCCTGGCAGGCGCTTCTGCGGTTTCGCATGATATCTATGCCAGTGTAATACGCAATGGTAACGCCAGCGAACAGCAGGAGTTGCGGGTATCGAGGATCACAGTACTGTTATTGGGAGTTGTTGCGATCGCACTCGGTATTCTGTTTGAAAAACAGAATATTGCCTTTATGGTCGGCCTGGCATTCTCTATCGCAGCCAGCTGTAATTTCCCAATCATTCTGCTGTCAATGTACTGGCGGGGATTGACTACCCGTGGAGCGGTCACTGGTGGCTGGCTGGGCTTACTCACCGCCATTGTGTTGATGATCCTCGGCCCGACTATCTGGGTGCAGGTACTGGGACACGATAAACCCGTTTATCCCTATGAATATCCAGCGCTGTTTTCCATGCTGGTTGCGTTTGTCTGCTGCTGGCTGTTTTCGGTCACCGACCATTCGGTGGCGGGAAGAAGTGAGCGGGAACGTTTCACTGCGCAGTTTATCCGGTCACAGACCGGTATTGGGATAGATCAGGGCAAAGCACACTAAGCAGGTACCCCCGCAGGCTTACCTGCGGGGGAGAAGACTCAGAAGTTCACTGAGGCACTTATGTACGGGCCATCAACCAGTACATTATTTTTATTGTCGCCTTTATTGTTCAGCTCAACATACTGATAACCAGCCCGCAGGCTCAGCATAGAGATAGGAGAAAAGCTGACACCACCGGCGGCTTCCTGGTAGTTTTGCAGATGAGTAGAGAACGATTTTGGTGCGTAATAATATTCACCATACACGCCCCACATGTTATTCAGTTGATAGCTGACACCGGAACCAACGGCAACGGCAAAACCATCTTTACTGTCTTCAGGATGAGTAAACAGTGCTTTGGCTGTCGGGGAGAAATTTAACGGACCTACGGACAGGTTATAGCCCAGTGCTGCGCCGGTGACGCTTCCGTCATCATTACTGCGCAGCCAGTTGCCTTTAACAAACAACCCTGGCGATGCGGTACCCAGACCAAGATTCAGGTTGGTGCTCTTTCTGCCAATGTCCACTCCACCTTCAATCGCCTGGGCCATACCGCTGACCAGTAAACCTGCTACTCCTGCAGCGAGGATAATTTTTTTCATTGTGATACTCCTGGTTAATAAAAACGCGCACCCGGTATTGGAACAGCATAAAATAGGGGCGGCAACCTGTTTATAGGTAAGCAGAAGTATATTTCGTCATATTCTGAAATCAGCGGGGGATTAAGCCCGCCACATCACATGA
This region includes:
- the yncE gene encoding 7-bladed beta-propeller protein YncE; this encodes MLSSHSAFLRPLVLVTALFSAHAFAAEATAIHQPVGSGLYELAYSQPDNALFVTSSQGRDDKGGVVYQLDPKDLHTVQALKNQYKPFGIALDAQDSLLFLGNSRDNAITSVNAKTGAEIKHLVLDSRQRSETVHPLQIREIVFDATTQRLYIPGVGGDSVVWVVDAKNLTLLNTIEHTGKIATGIALDSDNHTLYISNGDGELLVINTNTNAIEKRVKLVENGDSALLNIALDKAGHRLFISDFKQAGVLVVDTRTDKLIHTVAVPESLSVLFNPSRDELYVTHRKAGTVSIVNAKDYSVKQTIKAPGLPNSLALSADGKTLFVTVKQPATRQKPATSPDEVMRISL
- a CDS encoding YfaZ family outer membrane protein; translated protein: MKKIILAAGVAGLLVSGMAQAIEGGVDIGRKSTNLNLGLGTASPGLFVKGNWLRSNDDGSVTGAALGYNLSVGPLNFSPTAKALFTHPEDSKDGFAVAVGSGVSYQLNNMWGVYGEYYYAPKSFSTHLQNYQEAAGGVSFSPISMLSLRAGYQYVELNNKGDNKNNVLVDGPYISASVNF
- the gltP gene encoding glutamate/aspartate:proton symporter GltP, which gives rise to MKKGIKISLAWQILIALILGIIVGAVLHNQPGDRDWLIINILKPAGDIFIHLIKMIVVPIVISSLIVGIAGVGDAKKLGRIGVKTILYFEIITTIAIILGITLANVFHPGTGIDMSTLATTDISKYEATTQQVQHGPHSLVTTILSVIPQNIFVSLVNGDMLAIIFFSVMFGMGLSALPAEHRDPLITLFRSVSETMFKVTHMIMRYAPVGVFALIAVTVASFGFASLLPLAKLVGLVYAAILLFGLVVFGIVARICGLRIMTIIRILKDELILAYSTASSETVLPRIMEKMEAYGAPKSITSFVVPTGYSFNLDGSTLYQSIAAIFIAQLYGINLSLSAEIMLVLTLMVTSKGIAGVPGVSFVVLLATLGSVGIPLEGLAFIAGVDRIMDMARTALNVVGNALAVLVVARWEKQFDTEKARDYEQKMKAHLLAD
- the acs gene encoding acetate--CoA ligase, whose protein sequence is MSQIHKHPIPAGIAENALINPQQYTEMYRNSVENPDAFWAEQGKILDWITPYQQVKNTSFAPGNINIRWFEDGTLNLAANCIDRHLATDADKTAIIWEGDDASQSTRLSYRELHQQVCRAANMLTDLGIRKGDVVAIYMPMVPEAAVAMLACARIGAVHTVIFGGFSPEAVAGRIVDCGAKLVITADEGIRAGRAIPLKKNVDDALKNPAVTSIKNVVVFRRTGGFPGWQEGRDLWWHDLMAEAGTEHTPVAMNAEDPLFILYTSGSTGKPKGVLHTTGGYLVYAATTFKYVFDYHPEDIYWCTADVGWITGHSYLLYGPLACGATTLIFEGVPNWPTPARMSQVVDKHQVSILYTAPTAIRALMAEGDKAIAGTERTSLRILGSVGEPINPEAWEWYYQNIGNSHCPIVDTWWQTETGGFMITPLPGATELKAGSATRPFFGVQPALVDNDGVVQEGACEGNLVITDSWPGQARTLYGDHARFEQTYFSTFKNCYFSGDGARRDEDGDYWITGRVDDVLNVSGHRLGTAEIESALVSHPKIAEAAVVGIPHAIKGQAIYAYITLNAGEEPTPELYNEVRQWVRKEIGPIATPDVLHWADMLPKTRSGKIMRRILRKIATGDTSGLGDTSTLADPGVVEKLLEEQQSIKMP
- a CDS encoding cation acetate symporter, whose protein sequence is MKKLSLLAVLCYAPSLLATDALTGEVHRQPVNYQAIAMFVVFVAFTLGITWWASRRTRSRSDYYTAGGNITGFQNGLAMAGDFMSAASFLGISALVYTSGYDGLIYSLGFLVGWPMILFLIAERLRNLGRYTFADVASYRLQQKPIRILSACGSLVVVALYLIAQMVGAGKLIQLLFGLNYPVAVVMVGILMVLYVLFGGMLATTWVQIIKAVLLLFGATFMAVMVMKAAGFSFSSLFSQAMAVHPKGAAIMRPGGLVSDPISALSLGLGLMFGTAGLPHILMRFFTVADAKEARKSVFWATGFMGYFYFLTFIIGFGAILLVSANPEFRDASGALAGGTNMAAVHLANAVGGSTFLGFISAVAFATILAVVAGLTLAGASAVSHDIYASVIRNGNASEQQELRVSRITVLLLGVVAIALGILFEKQNIAFMVGLAFSIAASCNFPIILLSMYWRGLTTRGAVTGGWLGLLTAIVLMILGPTIWVQVLGHDKPVYPYEYPALFSMLVAFVCCWLFSVTDHSVAGRSERERFTAQFIRSQTGIGIDQGKAH
- a CDS encoding DUF485 domain-containing protein, whose protein sequence is MNDILCQKIADNPTFRELVKKRQHFATLLSLIMLALYIGFILLIAFAPGWLGTPLSATSSVTRGIPIGVGLIVISFLLTGLYVWRANGEYDRLTRQVIRECES
- a CDS encoding ParB/Srx family N-terminal domain-containing protein, whose amino-acid sequence is MKKTGLSCLMLLLTGVVSAHSMAADTVSIKQLSVSQIHPTQPAVGYDEILYKVAKYKANPGELFNSFCEENGAGKASHYDSQSLITKPTSFTCQSAYGTYPDEVKSAVIAPDHQVYLTDGHHTVSVYRDIAGSQDFTYSVRITNDLSSLPNMAAFWTWMQQHNLTWLKDPAGNAVTPADLPAQVGMKFMANDTYRSVLYFLRSVSYKKPKNAPPFLEFYLGDWLRHHQPATQSDLTTKAGYAAYLSKAARAMVSADGSQHTTSDASSPTLDQLGKMDSVNQKKLDKLSKPDGKLSVLFSGATAKS
- the murQ gene encoding N-acetylmuramic acid 6-phosphate etherase, with amino-acid sequence MTLDLNKMITEGRNPASETIDQLTTEQMLTVINQEDQKVALAVEAILPQIARAVDAITAAFAAGGRLIYCGAGTSGRLGILDASECPPTFGSPPEQVRGLIAGGHRAILQAVENAEDNRQQGAADLQEIEFDGRDVLVGIAASGRTPYVLGAMEYAAQCGAVVIALSCNPQGEMADKALIALTPVVGPEVITGSSRLKAGTAQKMVLNMLTTGAMIRSGKVFGNLMVDVEATNHKLVKRQINIVMQATDCDAATAEQALSACHGHCKTAIVMLLAGLDAPQATALLEQHRGFIRQALAASLQN